The following are encoded together in the Variovorax sp. PBS-H4 genome:
- the pdeM gene encoding ligase-associated DNA damage response endonuclease PdeM — translation MHAASSSCRLDLAGESVDLLPERALWWPAAEMLFVADLHLGKAASFRALGQPVPHGTTAQNLARLDRLLEQHQPRELVVLGDFLHDALARTPQLLQSLQDWRERHADLRCTLVRGNHDSHAGDPPAALRFESVDEPYLSGPFAACHHPRPHPTHFVLGGHLHPVCKLRGSARDSLRLPCFVREQGRLVLPAFGEFTGGWLMEPMPGRHFYGIGGEAVWPLPI, via the coding sequence GTGCATGCCGCTTCTTCCTCCTGCCGGCTCGACCTTGCCGGCGAATCCGTCGACCTGCTTCCAGAGCGCGCCCTCTGGTGGCCGGCTGCCGAAATGCTCTTCGTGGCCGATCTTCACCTGGGCAAGGCGGCGAGCTTCCGCGCACTGGGGCAACCGGTCCCGCACGGCACGACGGCGCAGAACCTTGCCCGGCTCGACCGCCTGCTCGAGCAGCACCAGCCGCGCGAACTCGTCGTGCTCGGCGATTTCCTGCATGACGCACTCGCGCGCACGCCGCAGCTGTTGCAGAGCCTCCAGGACTGGCGCGAACGGCACGCCGACCTTCGCTGCACGCTGGTGCGCGGCAACCACGACAGCCATGCGGGCGACCCGCCGGCGGCGCTGCGGTTCGAGAGCGTCGACGAGCCGTACCTGAGCGGCCCCTTCGCCGCCTGTCACCACCCCCGGCCCCATCCGACGCACTTCGTGCTCGGGGGCCATCTGCATCCGGTCTGCAAGCTGCGGGGCAGCGCGCGCGACAGCCTGCGCTTGCCCTGCTTCGTGCGCGAGCAAGGGCGCCTCGTCCTGCCCGCTTTCGGCGAGTTCACGGGGGGCTGGCTGATGGAGCCCATGCCCGGCCGGCATTTCTATGGCATCGGCGGCGAGGCCGTGTGGCCGTTGCCGATCTGA
- a CDS encoding ATP-dependent DNA ligase encodes MKQFAALYRDLDASTSNLVKQAALQRYLQAAEPADAAWAVYFLAGGRPRQLVPTKLLRLLAQQAAGLPEWLFDESYEAVGDLGETLSLLLPPPTEAHDLGLATWIEQHLLPLRGMPPEPLADALRAQWRQLAPEERLVYFKLITGAFRVGVSRLQVTQVLAAMSGLDTKRVAQRLMGYTHITGRPGAADFAALIAPESGNEQDRQSSGQPYPFFLAHPFALPLDQFDAVLGPPSQWLVEWKWDGIRAQLVRRAGQVCLWSRGEELVTDRFPELAEMGRVLPDGTVLDGEVVVWRDDRVQPFAELQKRIGRKTLTPKLLREIPAVLLAYDLLEWEGRDLRALPQHERRVLLDNLIATAQHPSLIASPMLHGESWQELARQRESARAMGVEGMMLKQRHAAYGVGRTKDVGLWWKWKIDPLSVDAVLVYAQRGHGRRASLYSDYTFAVWDAPPEVEGRKLVPFAKAYSGLSDAEMRRVDAIVRRTTIESFGPVRSVTPTLVFELGFEGIARSARHKSGIAVRFPRMLRWREDKPVEEADTLQTLAALLPQPASTSP; translated from the coding sequence ATGAAGCAGTTCGCCGCGCTGTACCGCGACCTCGATGCGAGCACCTCCAACCTCGTGAAGCAGGCGGCGCTGCAGCGCTACCTCCAGGCCGCCGAACCCGCGGACGCCGCCTGGGCTGTGTACTTCCTGGCGGGCGGACGGCCGCGGCAGCTGGTGCCGACCAAGTTGCTGCGGCTGCTGGCGCAGCAGGCTGCCGGCCTGCCCGAGTGGCTGTTCGACGAGAGCTACGAGGCCGTGGGCGACCTGGGCGAGACGCTCTCGCTGTTGCTGCCGCCGCCTACCGAGGCGCACGACCTGGGCCTTGCCACCTGGATCGAGCAGCACCTGCTGCCCCTGCGCGGGATGCCGCCCGAGCCGCTCGCCGACGCGCTGCGCGCCCAGTGGCGCCAGTTGGCGCCCGAGGAACGCCTCGTCTACTTCAAGCTCATCACGGGCGCTTTCCGCGTCGGCGTCTCGCGCCTGCAGGTCACGCAGGTGCTGGCGGCGATGAGCGGGCTCGACACCAAGCGCGTCGCGCAGCGGCTCATGGGCTACACCCACATCACGGGCCGACCGGGCGCGGCCGATTTCGCCGCGCTGATCGCTCCGGAGAGCGGGAACGAGCAGGACCGTCAGTCCAGCGGGCAGCCCTATCCGTTCTTCCTCGCGCATCCGTTCGCACTGCCGCTCGACCAGTTCGATGCGGTGCTGGGCCCCCCGTCGCAGTGGCTCGTCGAGTGGAAGTGGGACGGCATCCGCGCGCAGCTGGTGCGGCGCGCCGGCCAGGTGTGCCTGTGGTCGCGCGGCGAGGAGCTGGTGACGGACCGCTTTCCCGAGCTGGCCGAGATGGGCCGGGTCCTGCCTGACGGCACCGTGCTCGACGGCGAGGTGGTCGTCTGGCGCGACGATCGCGTGCAGCCCTTTGCCGAGCTGCAGAAGCGCATCGGCCGCAAGACGCTGACCCCCAAGCTGCTGCGCGAGATTCCCGCGGTGCTGCTGGCCTACGACCTGCTCGAATGGGAAGGTCGCGACCTGCGGGCGCTGCCCCAGCACGAGCGGCGTGTGCTGCTCGACAACCTCATCGCGACCGCGCAGCACCCGTCGCTGATCGCGAGCCCGATGCTGCACGGCGAGAGCTGGCAGGAGCTCGCCCGCCAGCGCGAATCGGCGCGCGCCATGGGGGTCGAAGGCATGATGCTCAAGCAGCGCCACGCGGCGTACGGCGTCGGCCGCACCAAGGACGTGGGCCTGTGGTGGAAGTGGAAGATCGATCCGCTCTCGGTCGACGCCGTGCTGGTCTATGCGCAGCGCGGGCATGGACGGCGCGCGAGCCTCTACAGCGACTACACCTTCGCGGTGTGGGACGCGCCGCCGGAGGTGGAAGGCCGCAAGCTCGTGCCCTTTGCCAAAGCCTATTCGGGCCTGAGCGACGCCGAGATGCGGCGCGTGGACGCCATCGTCCGGCGCACCACCATCGAGAGCTTCGGGCCGGTGAGGAGCGTGACGCCCACGCTGGTCTTCGAGCTCGGTTTCGAGGGCATCGCGCGCAGCGCGCGGCACAAGAGCGGCATCGCGGTGCGCTTCCCCCGGATGCTGCGCTGGCGCGAGGACAAGCCGGTGGAGGAGGCGGATACCTTGCAGACACTGGCAGCGCTGTTGCCTCAACCGGCATCGACATCGCCATGA
- a CDS encoding ligase-associated DNA damage response exonuclease yields the protein MPLEDLVTARPEGLYCPPGDFYIDPWRPVDRAVITHAHSDHARVGHGHYLAHEDSAGTLRARLGDITLQTLPYGTAIDHRGVRLSLHPAGHVLGSAQVRLEHAGRVWVASGDYKTEADGTCTPFEPVRCDTFITESTFGLPIYRWPAQPALFAEIDGWWRANAKHGRASVLLCYAFGKAQRILHGVDASIGPIVVHGAVEPLNAVYRAAGVALPPTLRVTDPGVDAALLKRALVLAPPSAAGTPWMRRFGQYSDAFASGWMQLRGTRRRRGVDRGFVMSDHADWPGLQQAIAGTGAEQVFVTHGNVAVMVRWLCENGLDAKGFKTEYGDEDMEEGAGTESPHSGPSPEGEGETSEGAEGETLEP from the coding sequence ATGCCACTCGAAGACCTCGTCACCGCGCGCCCCGAAGGCCTGTACTGCCCGCCCGGCGACTTCTACATCGACCCGTGGCGGCCGGTGGACCGCGCCGTCATCACCCACGCGCATTCCGACCACGCGCGCGTGGGCCATGGCCATTACCTCGCGCACGAGGACAGCGCCGGCACCCTTCGCGCACGGCTGGGCGACATCACGCTGCAGACGCTTCCCTACGGTACGGCGATCGACCATCGCGGCGTGCGCCTGTCATTGCATCCGGCCGGCCACGTGCTGGGCTCGGCACAGGTGCGGCTCGAGCACGCCGGCCGCGTGTGGGTCGCCTCCGGCGACTACAAGACGGAGGCCGACGGCACCTGCACGCCGTTCGAGCCGGTGCGCTGCGACACCTTCATCACCGAATCCACCTTCGGCCTGCCGATCTACCGGTGGCCCGCGCAGCCCGCGCTCTTCGCGGAGATCGACGGCTGGTGGCGCGCCAACGCGAAGCACGGGCGGGCCTCGGTGCTGCTGTGCTATGCCTTCGGCAAGGCGCAGCGCATCCTGCACGGCGTCGACGCAAGCATCGGGCCGATCGTGGTGCATGGCGCCGTGGAGCCATTGAACGCGGTCTACCGCGCTGCGGGGGTCGCGCTGCCTCCCACGCTGCGCGTCACGGACCCGGGGGTGGACGCGGCACTGCTCAAGCGCGCGCTGGTGCTGGCGCCGCCATCGGCCGCCGGGACGCCGTGGATGCGGCGCTTCGGCCAGTACTCGGATGCCTTCGCCAGCGGCTGGATGCAGCTGCGCGGTACGCGAAGGCGGCGCGGCGTGGACCGTGGCTTCGTCATGTCCGACCACGCGGATTGGCCGGGCCTGCAGCAGGCCATCGCGGGCACCGGGGCCGAGCAGGTGTTCGTGACGCATGGGAACGTGGCGGTCATGGTGCGCTGGCTGTGCGAGAACGGCTTGGATGCGAAGGGCTTCAAGACCGAGTACGGCGATGAGGACATGGAGGAAGGCGCGGGCACAGAAAGCCCCCATTCCGGCCCTTCCCCGGAGGGTGAAGGAGAAACATCCGAAGGCGCGGAAGGAGAAACCCTCGAGCCATGA
- a CDS encoding Gfo/Idh/MocA family protein, whose product MTQTPSRKLRYAMVGGGRDAFIGAVHRKAIALDGQAELVAGALSSSPEKAKASGRELWLADDRNHGDWRALLDDELKRPHEERVDFVSIVTPNHLHFPVAQAFVEAGFHVVCDKPLVHTGAQADALVAAVARQGTVFAVTYNYTGYPMVREAREMVLGGRLGEIRKVVVEYNQGWLASQLEKEGNKQAAWRSDPAKSGAAGAIGDIGSHAENLVATVTGLEIESLCADLSALVPGRPLDDDGSVLLRFRGGARGVLIASQVNTGLENDLRLRVSGTQGTLVWRQEQPSELLHLPHDGPRRVLTRGSPWLGEPARRASRLPSGHPEGFIEAFANLYAGVVADVRARLAGRQADALESDYPRVEDGARGVRFIERVVASSRSEQKWTAW is encoded by the coding sequence ATGACCCAGACCCCTTCACGCAAGCTGCGCTATGCCATGGTCGGCGGCGGGCGCGATGCCTTCATCGGTGCGGTGCACCGCAAGGCCATCGCGCTCGACGGTCAAGCCGAACTGGTCGCCGGCGCCCTGTCGTCCAGCCCCGAGAAGGCGAAGGCTTCCGGGCGCGAGCTCTGGCTGGCCGACGATCGCAATCACGGCGACTGGCGAGCGCTGCTGGACGACGAATTGAAGCGCCCCCACGAAGAGCGCGTCGACTTCGTTTCCATTGTCACGCCCAACCATCTGCACTTTCCGGTGGCGCAGGCCTTTGTCGAGGCCGGCTTCCATGTGGTGTGCGACAAGCCGCTGGTGCACACCGGCGCGCAGGCCGATGCGCTGGTGGCGGCCGTGGCTCGGCAGGGCACGGTGTTTGCCGTGACCTACAACTACACCGGCTACCCCATGGTGCGCGAGGCGCGCGAGATGGTCCTCGGCGGGCGGCTCGGCGAGATCCGCAAGGTGGTCGTCGAATACAACCAGGGCTGGCTCGCGAGCCAGCTCGAGAAGGAAGGCAACAAGCAGGCCGCCTGGCGCAGCGATCCCGCGAAGAGCGGCGCGGCCGGTGCCATCGGCGACATCGGCTCGCATGCCGAAAACCTGGTTGCTACCGTGACGGGGCTCGAGATCGAAAGCCTCTGTGCCGACCTGAGCGCGCTGGTGCCGGGCCGCCCCCTGGACGACGACGGCAGTGTGCTGCTGCGCTTCCGCGGCGGCGCGCGCGGCGTGCTGATTGCCTCGCAAGTCAACACCGGATTGGAGAACGACCTGCGCCTTCGCGTCTCCGGCACCCAGGGCACGCTGGTCTGGCGGCAGGAGCAGCCGAGCGAACTGCTGCACCTGCCGCACGACGGACCGCGGCGCGTACTCACGCGCGGCTCGCCGTGGCTGGGCGAACCGGCGCGGCGCGCAAGCCGCCTGCCCAGCGGTCACCCGGAGGGCTTCATCGAGGCCTTCGCCAATCTGTATGCCGGCGTCGTGGCCGACGTGCGGGCGCGGCTCGCCGGCCGGCAGGCGGACGCACTGGAGTCCGACTACCCGCGTGTGGAGGACGGCGCTCGCGGCGTGCGCTTCATCGAGCGCGTGGTGGCGTCGAGCCGCAGCGAGCAGAAGTGGACGGCGTGGTGA
- a CDS encoding ligase-associated DNA damage response DEXH box helicase — translation MSRLDDWFASRGWEAFDFQRRVWQALAEGRSGLLHATTGAGKTYAVWLGALQAFAVKNAGRAPPPLTVLWLTPMRALAADTLRALQQALDALQPAWSAAARSGDTSSAERSAQNLRLPTVLVTTPESLALQLARADARTLLGSLRLVVVDEWHELMGNKRGVQVQLALARLRRWNAGLCIWGMSATLGNLQEAMRTLLAGGDGVLVQGEVPKQLLIDSLLPGRAERFPWGGHLGLTMLPQVVEEIAESASTLVFTNTRSQSEIWYQAILEARPEWAGQIALHHGSLDRAVREWVELGLKSGALKAVVCTSSLDLGVDFLPVQRVLQIGSAKGVARLLQRAGRSGHAPGRPSRITLVPTHSIEIVEGAAAREAVAQGRIEERRSPAQPLDVLVQHLVTVALGGGFVPDDLYAEVRTTVAYAGLSRESWQWCLDFVAQGGPSLAAYPDYRRAVPDAEGVWRVPDTRLARRHRMNIGTIVSDASMAVQYLRGARIGSVEESFIARMKPGDCFLFGGRLLELVRVHDMTAWVRRASGRKPSVPRWNGGRMPLTSTLADAVVRQLALANEGRYETPELQCVRPLLEIQQRWSALPTPDTLLAELLKTREGWHLFLYPFAGRLVHLGLASLLAWRVARHQPRTFSIAVNDYGFELLCAADPDWATLLPQVLAPVDETALLHEVLASLNATELARRRFREIARVSGLIFQGYPGERRSSRQLQASSSLFYEVFRKYDPANRLLQQAEEELLAQELEIGRLRAALARMASQQLIVQAPQRPTPFAFPLMVELFREKLSNEGAAERIARMVAQLERAAGGTAEAADPDRVRRTLDFEKPVEDAQGTGQEAAPRRSSRGRGKVPRGRRAA, via the coding sequence GTGAGCCGTCTCGATGACTGGTTCGCGTCGCGTGGCTGGGAAGCCTTCGACTTTCAACGCCGCGTCTGGCAAGCCCTCGCCGAAGGCCGCTCCGGCCTGCTCCACGCCACCACGGGCGCCGGCAAGACCTACGCCGTCTGGCTCGGCGCGCTGCAGGCCTTCGCGGTGAAGAACGCGGGCAGGGCGCCGCCGCCGCTCACCGTGCTGTGGCTGACGCCGATGCGCGCCCTGGCCGCCGACACCTTGCGCGCGTTGCAGCAGGCCCTCGATGCCCTGCAGCCCGCGTGGAGCGCAGCCGCGCGCAGCGGCGACACCTCCTCGGCCGAGCGCAGCGCGCAGAACCTGCGCCTGCCGACCGTGCTGGTCACCACGCCCGAGAGCCTCGCTCTCCAGCTCGCGCGCGCCGATGCCAGGACGCTGCTGGGGTCGCTGCGCCTGGTGGTGGTCGACGAATGGCACGAGCTCATGGGCAACAAGCGCGGCGTGCAGGTGCAGCTCGCGCTGGCACGGCTGCGCCGCTGGAACGCCGGGCTCTGCATCTGGGGCATGTCGGCCACGCTCGGCAATCTGCAGGAGGCCATGCGCACGCTGCTGGCCGGCGGTGACGGTGTGCTGGTGCAGGGCGAGGTGCCCAAGCAGTTGCTCATCGACTCGCTGCTGCCTGGACGCGCCGAGCGATTTCCGTGGGGCGGGCATCTGGGGCTCACCATGCTGCCGCAAGTCGTCGAAGAGATCGCCGAGAGCGCGAGCACGCTGGTGTTCACCAACACGCGCTCCCAGTCCGAGATCTGGTATCAGGCCATTCTCGAGGCGCGGCCCGAGTGGGCCGGGCAGATCGCGCTGCATCACGGCTCGCTCGACCGCGCGGTACGCGAGTGGGTGGAGCTGGGCCTGAAGTCCGGCGCGCTCAAGGCGGTGGTATGCACCTCGAGCCTGGACCTCGGCGTGGACTTCCTTCCGGTCCAGCGCGTGCTGCAGATCGGCTCCGCCAAAGGCGTGGCGCGGCTGTTGCAGCGCGCGGGCCGCTCGGGCCACGCGCCGGGGCGGCCCTCGCGCATCACGCTCGTGCCGACGCACAGCATCGAGATCGTCGAAGGCGCCGCCGCACGCGAAGCGGTGGCGCAGGGCCGCATCGAGGAGCGCCGATCGCCCGCGCAGCCGCTGGATGTGCTGGTACAGCACCTGGTGACGGTGGCACTCGGCGGGGGCTTCGTGCCCGACGATCTCTATGCGGAGGTGCGCACCACCGTGGCCTACGCCGGGCTGTCCCGCGAGAGCTGGCAGTGGTGCCTGGACTTCGTGGCGCAGGGCGGGCCTTCGCTTGCGGCCTACCCCGACTACCGCCGCGCGGTGCCCGACGCCGAGGGCGTCTGGCGCGTGCCCGATACACGCCTGGCGCGCCGGCATCGCATGAACATCGGCACCATCGTCAGCGATGCGAGCATGGCCGTGCAGTACCTGCGGGGCGCCCGGATCGGCAGCGTCGAGGAGAGCTTCATCGCCCGCATGAAGCCGGGCGACTGCTTCCTCTTCGGCGGCCGGTTGCTGGAGCTGGTGCGGGTGCACGACATGACCGCCTGGGTGCGGCGCGCGAGCGGCCGCAAGCCCTCGGTGCCGCGCTGGAACGGCGGGCGCATGCCGCTGACCAGCACGCTGGCCGATGCCGTGGTGCGGCAACTGGCGCTGGCGAATGAGGGCCGCTACGAGACGCCCGAGTTGCAATGCGTGCGGCCGCTGCTCGAGATTCAGCAGCGTTGGTCGGCCCTGCCCACGCCGGACACCCTGCTGGCCGAGTTGCTGAAGACGCGAGAGGGTTGGCACCTGTTCCTTTACCCCTTTGCCGGGCGCCTGGTGCACCTGGGCTTGGCCAGCCTGCTTGCCTGGCGCGTCGCACGGCACCAGCCGCGCACCTTCTCGATCGCGGTGAACGACTATGGCTTCGAACTGCTCTGCGCGGCCGATCCGGATTGGGCGACGCTGCTGCCGCAGGTACTGGCGCCAGTGGACGAGACCGCGTTGCTGCACGAAGTGCTCGCCTCGCTCAACGCCACCGAGCTGGCGCGCCGGCGCTTTCGCGAAATCGCGCGCGTCTCGGGACTGATCTTCCAGGGCTATCCCGGCGAGCGGCGCAGCAGCCGGCAGCTGCAGGCCTCCTCCTCGCTGTTCTACGAGGTGTTCCGCAAGTACGACCCGGCCAACCGGCTGCTGCAGCAGGCCGAGGAGGAACTGCTCGCTCAGGAACTGGAGATCGGGCGGCTGCGCGCCGCCTTGGCGCGCATGGCTTCGCAGCAGCTCATCGTCCAGGCGCCGCAGCGGCCTACCCCCTTTGCGTTCCCGCTGATGGTGGAGCTGTTCCGCGAGAAGCTCTCGAACGAGGGCGCGGCCGAGCGTATTGCGCGCATGGTCGCGCAGCTGGAGCGGGCCGCCGGCGGCACGGCGGAGGCGGCCGACCCTGATCGCGTGCGCAGGACACTGGACTTCGAAAAACCGGTGGAGGATGCCCAGGGGACTGGCCAGGAAGCCGCGCCGCGCCGCAGTTCACGCGGGCGCGGAAAAGTCCCGCGAGGCCGACGGGCGGCGTGA
- a CDS encoding NAD(+) synthase: protein MTEHEFLNPYTHGFARLAVAVPRNRVADPVFNTAETLRLYRQAAADGAVLVAFPELGLSAYTCDDLFHQAALLDACERALMEVAEASRGIGAVAVVGLPLRVDHRLFNCAAVVAGGRVLGVLPKTYLPNYGEFYEARQFNGADTALATELVLGGQRIPFGSDLLFQSRQMPLFKLHVEICEDVWVPIPPSSYAALAGATVLVNLSASNITIGKSDYRHRLVSLQSARCLAAYLYTSAGIGESTTDLAWDGQALIYESGDLLAESERFSNSSHIVAADVDLERVSRERMRQNSFGTSVHKHKEALAGWRTVEFELPVPAQVPHGLLRQVARFPYVPSDAATRDARCSEVFNIQVQSLVQRIEAARIDKLVIGVSGGLDSTHALLVCAQAMDRLGKPRSDILGFTMPGFATTGRTLAQAHRLMASIGCTAREIDIRPSCRQMLEDLGHPFAHGEPQYDIAFENVQAGERTSHLFRLANFHQGIVVGTGDLSELALGWCTYGVGDHMSHYNVNASVPKTLIKHLVHWVETTKLLGDEGSGVLRDILETEVSPELIPTADAPAAGEGAEAQPGQRTEDTIGPYELQDFHLYYTLRYGFRPSKVAFLAHAAWSDRTRGRWPDELQKERNEYGLADIKRHLGTFLYRFFKTSQFKRSCVPNSPKVGSGGSLSPRGDWRAPSDSEAEVWLEDLKRVPVP, encoded by the coding sequence ATGACCGAGCACGAGTTCCTCAATCCCTACACCCACGGCTTCGCGCGGCTGGCTGTCGCGGTGCCGCGCAACCGGGTGGCCGACCCGGTGTTCAATACCGCCGAAACCCTGCGCCTGTACCGCCAGGCCGCGGCCGACGGCGCTGTCCTGGTGGCCTTCCCGGAGCTGGGGCTCTCGGCCTACACCTGCGACGACCTGTTCCACCAGGCTGCGCTGCTCGATGCCTGCGAGCGCGCCCTGATGGAGGTGGCCGAAGCGTCGCGCGGCATCGGCGCGGTCGCGGTCGTGGGTCTGCCGCTGCGGGTGGACCACCGGCTCTTCAACTGCGCCGCGGTCGTCGCCGGGGGGCGGGTGCTGGGTGTGCTGCCGAAGACCTACCTGCCGAACTACGGTGAGTTCTACGAGGCGCGCCAGTTCAATGGCGCCGACACGGCCCTGGCCACGGAGCTGGTGCTCGGCGGCCAGCGCATCCCCTTCGGCAGCGACCTGCTGTTCCAGTCGCGCCAGATGCCGCTCTTCAAGCTGCATGTCGAGATCTGCGAGGACGTCTGGGTGCCCATCCCGCCGTCCAGCTACGCGGCGCTCGCGGGCGCCACGGTGCTGGTGAATCTGTCGGCCTCCAACATCACGATCGGCAAGTCGGACTACCGGCACCGCCTGGTCAGCCTGCAATCGGCACGCTGCCTGGCGGCCTACCTCTACACCTCGGCGGGCATCGGCGAATCGACGACCGACCTCGCATGGGACGGCCAGGCCCTGATCTACGAAAGCGGCGACCTGCTGGCCGAGAGCGAGCGCTTCAGCAACAGCTCGCACATCGTCGCAGCCGACGTGGACCTGGAGCGCGTGTCGCGCGAACGCATGCGGCAGAACAGCTTCGGCACTTCGGTGCACAAGCACAAAGAGGCGCTCGCGGGCTGGCGCACCGTCGAGTTCGAACTGCCCGTCCCGGCGCAGGTGCCGCACGGCCTGCTGCGCCAGGTGGCGCGCTTTCCGTACGTGCCCTCGGACGCTGCAACCCGCGATGCGCGCTGCAGCGAGGTCTTCAACATCCAGGTGCAGTCCCTGGTGCAGCGCATCGAGGCGGCGCGCATCGACAAGCTGGTGATCGGCGTCTCCGGCGGGCTCGACTCCACCCATGCGCTGCTGGTGTGCGCGCAGGCCATGGACCGGCTGGGCAAGCCGCGTTCCGACATCCTCGGCTTCACCATGCCCGGATTCGCGACCACCGGCCGCACGCTCGCGCAGGCGCACCGGCTGATGGCCAGCATCGGCTGCACGGCGCGCGAGATCGACATCCGTCCCAGCTGCCGCCAGATGCTGGAGGATCTGGGCCATCCTTTCGCGCATGGCGAGCCGCAGTACGACATCGCTTTCGAGAACGTGCAGGCCGGCGAGCGCACCAGCCACCTGTTCCGGCTTGCCAACTTCCACCAGGGCATCGTGGTGGGCACGGGCGACCTCAGCGAGCTCGCGCTCGGCTGGTGCACCTATGGCGTGGGTGACCACATGTCGCACTACAACGTGAACGCGAGCGTTCCCAAGACACTCATCAAGCACCTGGTGCATTGGGTCGAGACCACGAAGCTGCTGGGTGACGAGGGCAGTGGGGTGCTGCGCGACATCCTCGAGACCGAGGTCAGCCCGGAGCTGATCCCGACGGCGGATGCGCCTGCGGCGGGCGAGGGCGCCGAAGCCCAGCCGGGCCAGCGCACGGAGGACACCATCGGTCCCTACGAGCTGCAGGACTTCCACCTGTACTACACGCTGCGCTATGGCTTCAGGCCGAGCAAGGTCGCCTTCCTGGCCCACGCTGCCTGGAGCGACCGCACCCGCGGACGCTGGCCCGACGAGCTGCAGAAGGAACGCAACGAGTACGGGCTGGCCGACATCAAGCGTCACCTCGGCACGTTCCTCTACCGCTTCTTCAAGACGAGCCAGTTCAAGCGCTCCTGCGTGCCGAACTCGCCCAAGGTCGGCTCGGGCGGCTCGCTGTCGCCGCGAGGCGATTGGCGCGCGCCCAGCGATTCGGAAGCCGAGGTCTGGCTGGAAGACCTGAAGCGTGTGCCGGTGCCCTGA
- a CDS encoding nucleoside 2-deoxyribosyltransferase, with translation MHQPRPPRPRVYLAGPDIFFRDCERIYRNLKAACERLGLEGIEPSDGGLDAGATGSDDERARRIYEGNIALIRQADGVIANLMDFRGLEPDSGTVFEIGFAVALGKPVVVYGVPKGTYASRVGAARPCAPDAAGVLRERDSGVMVEGLGQCLNLMLACSTAIESSAEAALARLARLLERAAHP, from the coding sequence ATGCACCAGCCCCGACCTCCCCGGCCTCGCGTCTACCTTGCCGGCCCGGACATCTTCTTTCGCGACTGCGAGCGGATCTACCGGAACCTGAAGGCCGCATGTGAGCGCCTCGGCCTGGAGGGGATCGAGCCCTCGGACGGTGGTCTGGACGCCGGCGCCACGGGCAGTGACGACGAGCGCGCGCGCCGCATCTACGAAGGCAACATCGCACTCATCCGGCAAGCCGACGGCGTGATCGCCAATCTGATGGACTTCCGCGGCCTCGAGCCGGACTCGGGCACCGTGTTCGAGATCGGCTTTGCGGTGGCACTCGGCAAGCCGGTGGTGGTCTATGGCGTGCCGAAGGGCACCTACGCCAGCCGCGTGGGTGCGGCGCGGCCCTGCGCCCCCGATGCGGCCGGCGTCCTGCGGGAGCGCGACAGCGGCGTGATGGTGGAGGGGCTGGGCCAGTGCCTGAACCTGATGCTGGCCTGTTCGACGGCGATCGAGTCTTCTGCCGAGGCGGCGCTCGCGCGGCTGGCACGGCTGCTGGAACGCGCTGCGCACCCTTGA
- a CDS encoding alpha-ketoglutarate-dependent dioxygenase AlkB, with product MAATHPAQSALFGETPAVLIEGWRYEAGFLDTGEERELLRIVQALPLEEMRYKDYTARRRGISFGGHYDFDANRLRPSPDLPPQLVPLRDKVARWMKVAPEMLVHVLVAEYRPGTPLGWHRDVPEFEQVVGISLLGAGLMQFRPYPPARDPQGRPSPHIDLVVEPRSIYRMRGPARWRWQHRVTPVQSLRYSITLRTAAVQEP from the coding sequence ATGGCCGCGACGCATCCCGCGCAGTCCGCGCTCTTTGGTGAAACGCCGGCCGTCCTGATCGAGGGATGGCGCTATGAAGCGGGCTTTCTCGACACCGGCGAGGAGCGCGAGCTGCTTCGCATCGTGCAGGCCCTGCCGCTCGAAGAGATGCGCTACAAGGACTACACGGCGCGGCGCCGCGGCATCAGCTTCGGCGGCCACTACGACTTCGACGCCAACCGGCTGCGGCCTTCGCCGGACCTCCCACCCCAGCTGGTGCCGTTGCGCGACAAGGTGGCACGGTGGATGAAGGTGGCGCCCGAGATGCTGGTGCACGTGCTGGTGGCCGAATACCGCCCCGGCACGCCGCTGGGCTGGCACCGCGACGTGCCGGAATTCGAGCAGGTCGTGGGCATCTCGCTGCTGGGAGCGGGCCTGATGCAGTTCAGGCCCTATCCGCCGGCCAGAGATCCGCAAGGCCGCCCGAGCCCGCACATCGACCTGGTGGTGGAGCCGCGTTCGATCTATCGCATGCGTGGGCCTGCGCGGTGGCGCTGGCAGCACCGCGTGACGCCGGTCCAGTCGCTGCGCTATTCGATCACGCTGCGCACGGCGGCGGTGCAAGAACCGTAG